One window from the genome of Faecalibacterium sp. HTF-F encodes:
- the thrB gene encoding homoserine kinase gives MKIKVSVPATSANIGSGFDALGLAVTLYNTVTFEDSEVLDISSADGTRIPRGESNLVYRSAKGLFEKVGKQIPPLKITQTNPIPMARGLGSSSACIIAGLLGANRMLGDVLNTQELLTLATSIEGHPDNVAPALLGGLTSSVFEEGKVYSVKRNVDETLCFAAIVPDYKLLTEAARAALPKEVSHKDAVYNLSRAALVPAAFCEGRHDLLAIATEDKLHQPYRMPLMPGSKEVFDMARLCGAKAVYVSGAGSTVMAVAEKAEAEKFYSKLEKGLELLEGLDGCEAFTLLRLDADNTGATVE, from the coding sequence ATGAAGATCAAGGTTTCTGTCCCGGCCACCAGCGCGAACATCGGCTCCGGCTTTGATGCGCTGGGTCTGGCGGTGACGCTGTATAATACGGTCACCTTTGAAGACAGTGAGGTGCTGGATATCTCGTCTGCGGACGGTACCCGCATCCCGCGCGGTGAATCCAATCTGGTGTACCGCTCGGCAAAGGGCCTGTTTGAAAAAGTTGGCAAGCAGATCCCGCCCCTCAAGATCACCCAGACCAACCCCATTCCCATGGCCCGGGGTCTGGGCTCTTCTTCGGCCTGCATCATCGCGGGCCTGCTGGGTGCCAACCGGATGCTGGGCGATGTGCTCAACACCCAGGAGCTGCTCACGCTGGCTACCTCCATCGAGGGCCACCCCGATAACGTGGCCCCGGCCCTGCTGGGCGGTCTGACCAGCAGCGTGTTTGAGGAGGGCAAGGTGTACTCGGTCAAGCGCAATGTGGACGAAACACTGTGCTTTGCCGCCATCGTGCCGGACTACAAGCTGCTGACGGAAGCCGCCCGTGCGGCACTGCCCAAAGAGGTCTCCCACAAGGATGCGGTATATAACCTTTCGCGTGCAGCGCTGGTGCCTGCCGCCTTCTGTGAGGGCAGACATGACCTGCTGGCCATTGCCACGGAGGATAAGCTGCACCAGCCCTACCGCATGCCGCTGATGCCGGGCTCCAAGGAAGTGTTCGACATGGCGCGCCTGTGCGGTGCAAAGGCGGTCTATGTTTCCGGTGCGGGCAGCACCGTGATGGCGGTGGCCGAAAAGGCTGAGGCCGAAAAGTTCTATTCCAAGCTGGAAAAGGGTCTGGAGCTTCTGGAAGGTCTGGACGGATGTGAAGCATTTACATTGCTGCGTTTGGATGCCGATAACACCGGCGCAACGGTGGAATGA
- a CDS encoding CBS domain-containing protein has protein sequence MNILFFLSPKQDLMYVYDDFTLRQTLEKWENNRYASIPVLNRQGKYVGTLTEGDILWGLKKYHGLDLEAAEDVPISAFPHKRDYKAVTVTTSMDQLIEAAMNQNFVPVVDDRGIFIGIVRRQAIIRYCYDKTRAEQHEEKHILEYAAVH, from the coding sequence ATGAATATTCTGTTCTTCCTTTCCCCCAAGCAGGATCTGATGTACGTTTACGACGATTTCACCCTTCGACAGACACTGGAAAAGTGGGAGAATAACCGCTACGCCTCCATTCCGGTGCTCAACCGTCAGGGCAAATATGTGGGCACTCTGACCGAGGGCGATATCCTCTGGGGCCTGAAAAAATACCACGGGCTGGATCTGGAAGCGGCTGAGGATGTGCCCATTTCCGCTTTTCCCCACAAACGGGACTACAAGGCCGTCACCGTGACCACCAGCATGGATCAGCTGATCGAAGCAGCCATGAACCAGAACTTTGTTCCGGTGGTGGATGACCGGGGCATCTTCATCGGCATCGTGCGGCGGCAGGCCATCATCCGGTACTGCTACGACAAGACTCGCGCCGAGCAGCACGAGGAAAAACACATTCTGGAATATGCGGCAGTCCATTGA
- a CDS encoding Na/Pi cotransporter family protein, with the protein MDITHITSLLGGIALFLYGMSIMGAGLEKLAGGKMQGVLQKLTSSTLKAVIFGTLITGVIQSSAGTVVICVGLVNSGIMTLTQSVGVIMGANIGTTVTGQLIRMADISGDSLWLTLIQPKTFAPVVAFIGCIFYVFLRSAKKKNIGQIMLGFGILFTGMSLMDTGVAPLRESAVFQNLFVTMTNPILGILVGVVVTVVIQSSSASVGILQALSSTGLVTFSSAIPIILGAHIGTAFTPLLTIGGSSKDGKRAALIHLYFNIIGSVILLALVYAVQFTVGIPMWNDVMNKSTIANIHTLSSVCAMLLFLPCSGVLSKLAMLTVPDSAEEAQELSMPVLDERLFKSPAVALQQAKSAVVKMSRRAARNVNLAAPLLLKMDEDTVSAIRVRENLIDRMEVAISNYLIKMTDQELGDDESHTVTELLNFVTEFERIGDYAVNIMEKAEELEEKEASFSESATKELLLLENALERILTLTNDAFDNNDMRMAAQVEPLEEVIDVMAERLRDQHILRLKDGVCSIDTGVVFLDVLNNAERISDHCSNIAARLIGMDASEDYDSHTLKSIMHHNPTKDYMLEYEECRKTYLVPLEEMEA; encoded by the coding sequence ATGGATATCACACACATTACCTCTCTGTTGGGTGGAATTGCGCTGTTTCTGTACGGCATGTCCATTATGGGCGCTGGTCTGGAAAAGCTGGCTGGCGGCAAAATGCAGGGCGTGCTGCAAAAACTGACCTCCTCTACGCTCAAAGCAGTTATTTTCGGCACCCTGATCACGGGTGTCATTCAGTCCTCGGCCGGCACGGTCGTGATCTGTGTCGGTCTGGTCAACTCCGGCATCATGACCCTTACGCAGTCCGTAGGCGTCATCATGGGTGCAAACATTGGTACGACTGTTACCGGTCAGCTGATCCGCATGGCGGACATCTCCGGCGACAGCCTCTGGCTGACCCTGATCCAGCCCAAGACCTTTGCACCGGTGGTGGCGTTTATTGGCTGCATTTTTTATGTGTTCCTGCGCAGCGCCAAAAAGAAGAACATCGGCCAGATCATGCTGGGCTTTGGCATCCTGTTTACCGGCATGAGCCTGATGGACACCGGTGTGGCTCCCCTGCGTGAGAGTGCCGTGTTCCAGAACCTGTTCGTTACCATGACGAATCCCATTCTGGGCATTCTGGTGGGCGTAGTAGTCACGGTGGTCATCCAGTCCTCCTCTGCATCGGTGGGTATCCTGCAGGCGTTGTCCAGCACCGGCCTTGTTACCTTCAGCTCGGCCATCCCCATCATTCTGGGTGCCCACATCGGCACCGCGTTTACGCCGCTGCTGACCATCGGCGGCTCTTCCAAGGACGGTAAGCGCGCTGCACTGATCCACCTGTACTTCAACATCATCGGCAGCGTGATCCTGCTGGCCTTGGTGTATGCGGTGCAGTTCACCGTTGGCATCCCCATGTGGAACGACGTGATGAACAAGAGCACCATCGCAAACATCCACACCCTTTCCAGCGTGTGCGCCATGCTGCTGTTCCTGCCCTGCAGCGGTGTGCTGTCCAAGCTGGCCATGCTCACTGTGCCGGACAGTGCCGAGGAAGCACAGGAGCTGAGCATGCCGGTGCTGGACGAGCGCCTGTTCAAGAGCCCTGCGGTTGCCCTACAGCAGGCCAAGAGCGCTGTGGTCAAGATGTCCCGCCGTGCTGCCCGCAATGTGAATCTGGCCGCACCGCTGCTGCTGAAAATGGACGAGGATACGGTCAGCGCCATCCGTGTGCGTGAGAACCTGATCGACCGGATGGAGGTGGCGATCTCCAACTACCTGATCAAAATGACCGATCAGGAGCTGGGCGACGACGAGAGCCACACCGTGACGGAGCTGCTGAACTTTGTTACTGAGTTCGAGCGCATTGGTGACTATGCAGTGAACATCATGGAAAAGGCAGAGGAGCTGGAAGAGAAGGAAGCTTCGTTCAGTGAGAGTGCCACCAAGGAGCTGCTGCTGCTGGAAAATGCACTGGAACGCATCCTGACCCTGACCAACGATGCCTTTGACAACAACGATATGCGCATGGCGGCTCAGGTGGAACCGCTGGAAGAGGTGATCGATGTGATGGCAGAGCGCCTGCGCGACCAGCACATCCTGCGCCTGAAGGACGGCGTGTGCTCCATTGACACCGGCGTTGTGTTCCTGGATGTGCTGAACAATGCAGAGCGCATCTCGGATCACTGCTCGAATATTGCCGCGCGTCTTATTGGCATGGATGCCAGTGAGGACTACGACTCCCATACCCTCAAGAGCATCATGCACCACAATCCCACCAAGGATTACATGCTGGAATACGAGGAGTGCCGCAAGACCTACCTTGTTCCGCTGGAAGAAATGGAAGCCTGA
- a CDS encoding transglycosylase domain-containing protein, which translates to MKKINRSDNGRPAAPKGRRVNTSNSRREPQHAPRSGREPEELQESREKKKHPLLRFIGRTIATLLCLGVMAGSLLAVGAVYYVVQATANDGDLLDLDNIELSQSSVVMATDPDTGAQVEYATLRSSNSHRVWADLEQIPANLQYAFICTEDKDFYNEPGVNFKRTIGAMINEYLLPIYSSKQGASTLEQQLIKNLTDDNSASGIEGALRKLREIYRALCLSRSYSKETILEAYLNTISFTGTIQGVQTAANEYFNKDVSQLTLWECASIASITKNPTNYNPYTNPENLINRRNFLMYNMWQQGVISEEEYRNAAAQPLVLAEEEDSKKNSSVTSYFTDALFTELVQDIMAKENISESEAQKLLYTGGFTVEATVNTKVQSAMENLMLNANDAYFPAGWHEEEVTSISDDDVQVMNDDGTPKTRTGDDGTVYYYRNVRTQAAMVTLDYDGNVIAIVGGLGEKTRSLSLNRAYSVTRQTGSTIKPIGAYALGIEYGLVNWSTMLNNSPLYQKQDMVIRDEDYCRKNGLMGLSDKQLRAYPNAWRSWPRNYGGNYGDHSDIPLWNGLARSLNTIAIRVGDLVGASNIFNFVYNTLQLNTLDPVNDVGLAQMVMGSQTHGVTPTALAAAFQIFYDGQYTTPHLYTRVLDRDGNIYLENNATSYQALTPDTAYVMNRLLKNVLYSSVGTAGGRYPNSNGMESFGKTGTASDEKDLWFVGGTPYYVTAVWWGYDAPYDMTKTLGKQQAKTRTCVMAWKALMEQVQADLPYKAFPSSAGVVERRYCTQSGLLAGGSCPSTAVGYYRADDLPAACNYSHAAAPAAPAADAADAADAAPEQTVIPADTSNLDTE; encoded by the coding sequence ATGAAGAAGATCAACCGCTCCGACAACGGACGCCCTGCTGCGCCCAAAGGCCGGAGGGTGAATACGAGCAACAGCCGCCGGGAACCTCAGCATGCCCCCCGGTCCGGACGGGAACCGGAGGAGCTGCAGGAATCCCGTGAAAAGAAAAAGCATCCGCTCCTGCGGTTCATTGGCCGGACCATTGCCACCCTGCTCTGTCTGGGCGTGATGGCAGGCAGCCTGCTGGCTGTGGGTGCCGTCTATTACGTGGTGCAGGCTACGGCCAATGACGGCGATTTGCTGGATCTGGATAACATTGAACTGAGCCAGTCTAGCGTGGTGATGGCCACCGACCCGGACACTGGTGCACAGGTGGAGTACGCGACCCTGCGCTCCTCCAACAGCCACCGCGTGTGGGCAGATCTGGAACAGATTCCTGCCAACCTGCAGTATGCGTTCATCTGCACGGAGGATAAGGATTTCTACAACGAGCCCGGCGTCAACTTCAAGCGCACCATTGGCGCAATGATCAATGAGTATCTGCTGCCCATCTACAGCTCCAAGCAGGGTGCGTCCACGCTGGAACAGCAGCTCATCAAAAACCTGACGGATGACAACAGCGCCAGCGGCATCGAGGGCGCACTGCGCAAGCTGCGTGAGATCTATCGTGCCCTTTGCCTGAGTCGAAGCTATTCCAAGGAGACCATTCTGGAAGCGTACCTGAACACCATCAGCTTTACCGGTACCATTCAGGGCGTGCAGACTGCGGCCAACGAGTACTTTAATAAAGATGTCAGCCAGCTGACCCTGTGGGAATGCGCATCCATTGCGTCCATTACCAAGAACCCTACCAACTACAACCCCTATACGAATCCCGAAAACCTCATCAACCGCCGCAACTTCCTCATGTACAACATGTGGCAGCAGGGCGTGATTAGTGAGGAAGAGTACCGCAATGCAGCTGCCCAGCCGCTGGTACTGGCTGAGGAAGAGGACAGCAAGAAGAACTCTTCTGTTACCTCGTATTTTACCGATGCACTGTTCACGGAGCTGGTGCAGGATATCATGGCCAAGGAGAACATCTCCGAATCCGAAGCCCAGAAGCTGCTGTACACCGGCGGCTTTACCGTGGAGGCTACGGTGAACACCAAGGTGCAGTCTGCCATGGAGAACCTGATGCTGAATGCCAACGACGCATATTTCCCGGCGGGCTGGCATGAGGAAGAGGTGACCTCCATTTCCGATGACGACGTTCAGGTGATGAACGACGACGGTACCCCCAAGACCCGTACTGGCGATGACGGCACGGTCTACTATTATCGCAACGTCCGCACACAGGCGGCGATGGTCACGCTGGACTATGACGGCAATGTGATCGCCATTGTGGGTGGTCTGGGCGAAAAGACCAGAAGCCTCTCGCTGAACCGCGCTTACAGCGTCACCCGCCAGACGGGTTCTACCATCAAACCCATTGGCGCGTATGCACTGGGCATTGAATATGGTCTGGTGAACTGGTCTACCATGCTCAACAACTCGCCTCTGTACCAGAAGCAGGACATGGTGATCCGTGATGAGGACTACTGCCGTAAGAACGGCCTGATGGGCCTGTCGGACAAGCAGCTGCGTGCTTACCCCAACGCATGGCGCAGCTGGCCCCGGAACTACGGCGGCAATTATGGCGACCACAGCGATATCCCGCTGTGGAACGGCCTTGCCCGCTCGCTGAACACCATCGCGATCCGCGTGGGCGATCTGGTGGGCGCAAGCAATATCTTCAACTTTGTTTACAACACCCTGCAACTGAACACGCTGGACCCGGTGAACGATGTGGGTCTTGCCCAGATGGTCATGGGCAGCCAGACCCATGGTGTTACGCCCACGGCTCTGGCGGCTGCATTCCAGATCTTCTACGATGGCCAGTACACCACCCCGCACCTGTACACCCGGGTGCTGGATCGTGACGGCAACATTTATCTGGAAAACAATGCTACCAGCTATCAGGCACTGACGCCGGACACCGCTTACGTGATGAACCGCCTGCTGAAGAATGTGCTGTACTCCAGCGTGGGTACCGCAGGCGGACGCTACCCCAACTCCAACGGTATGGAGTCCTTTGGTAAGACCGGTACGGCCAGCGACGAAAAGGATCTGTGGTTCGTGGGCGGCACGCCGTATTATGTCACCGCTGTGTGGTGGGGCTACGACGCACCCTACGATATGACCAAGACCCTTGGCAAGCAGCAGGCAAAGACCCGTACCTGTGTTATGGCGTGGAAGGCACTGATGGAACAGGTGCAGGCAGACCTGCCTTATAAGGCATTCCCCAGTTCCGCTGGCGTTGTGGAGCGCCGCTACTGCACCCAGAGCGGTCTGCTGGCCGGCGGTTCCTGCCCCAGCACGGCCGTGGGCTACTACCGTGCAGATGATCTGCCCGCCGCCTGCAACTATTCCCATGCGGCAGCACCCGCTGCGCCTGCAGCAGATGCAGCAGATGCAGCAGATGCAGCACCGGAGCAGACTGTCATCCCAGCAGATACAAGTAATCTGGATACCGAGTAA
- a CDS encoding DNA alkylation repair protein, with the protein MEPEAEIIRAQLFALQDEAYRTFHSALMPTVPPETVIGVRIPALRRLAKQLAGTAQAEVFLQALPHGYYEENNLHAFLIELIRDYDRALAETEAFLPYINNWATCDCFCPKAFAKHKKELLVPIRRWLDSGEAYTVRYGMEMLMRYYLDDAFRPEYLEWVADVRSTEYYINMMRAWYFATALAKQPDAALPWLTEKRLDLWTHNKAIQKAVESRRIPPGMKQLLRGLRSRS; encoded by the coding sequence ATGGAGCCGGAAGCAGAGATCATTCGTGCGCAGCTGTTTGCCTTGCAGGATGAAGCATACCGCACCTTTCACAGTGCGTTGATGCCCACCGTGCCGCCGGAAACGGTGATCGGCGTGCGCATTCCGGCTCTGCGCAGGCTGGCAAAACAGCTCGCGGGCACAGCGCAGGCAGAGGTGTTTTTACAGGCCCTGCCGCATGGATACTACGAAGAGAACAACCTCCACGCGTTCCTGATCGAGCTCATCCGGGACTACGACAGGGCGCTGGCTGAAACGGAAGCGTTCCTGCCCTACATCAACAACTGGGCCACCTGCGACTGCTTCTGTCCCAAAGCGTTTGCAAAGCACAAGAAGGAGCTGCTGGTGCCCATTCGCCGCTGGCTGGATTCGGGTGAGGCATACACCGTGCGCTATGGCATGGAGATGCTGATGCGCTATTATCTGGATGATGCATTCCGGCCGGAATATCTGGAATGGGTAGCCGATGTGCGCAGCACGGAATACTATATCAATATGATGCGGGCATGGTATTTTGCCACGGCACTGGCAAAGCAGCCGGATGCCGCGCTGCCGTGGCTCACAGAAAAGCGGCTGGATCTGTGGACCCACAACAAAGCCATCCAGAAAGCGGTGGAAAGCCGCCGCATTCCGCCCGGAATGAAGCAGTTGCTGCGCGGTCTGCGCAGCCGTTCATAA
- a CDS encoding ACT domain-containing protein, producing the protein MNKLERRFYLVDAQVLPEVFLKVVRAKELLASGEARSISAATRAVDLSRSAFYKYKDCIFDSENGREVITVMATLRDETGALQSLLAGISAAGASIVTINQSTPENGAALVAVTIRTDTMQMTPEELTEKLSRQRMVVGVHCGYNL; encoded by the coding sequence GTGAACAAGTTGGAACGCCGCTTTTATCTGGTGGACGCGCAGGTGCTGCCTGAGGTTTTTCTCAAGGTGGTACGCGCTAAAGAGCTTCTGGCCAGCGGGGAGGCACGCAGCATTTCCGCTGCTACCCGTGCAGTTGATCTTTCGCGCAGCGCTTTTTATAAGTATAAGGACTGCATCTTTGATTCCGAGAATGGCCGCGAAGTGATCACCGTCATGGCCACTCTGCGGGATGAGACCGGTGCGCTGCAGAGCCTGCTGGCAGGCATCAGCGCTGCAGGTGCCAGCATTGTGACCATCAACCAGTCCACGCCGGAAAACGGTGCAGCACTGGTGGCAGTCACCATCCGCACCGACACCATGCAGATGACTCCGGAAGAGCTGACCGAAAAGCTTTCGCGTCAGCGCATGGTGGTGGGTGTGCACTGCGGATACAATCTGTAA
- a CDS encoding homoserine dehydrogenase, producing the protein MAKIAILGFGTVGSGVYEVLCRNAASVSRRAGEPVEVKYILDPKDFSGHPAANLFVKNFDVILEDPEIRVVVETIGGTRFAYPYVKACLESGRSVCTSNKEMVATYGAELLGLAKEHGCAFLFEASVGGGTPIITPMHQCLAANVITEVEGIVNGTTNFMLTKMVREGLGFDDALKIAQELGYAETKDPSDDVDGRDACRKIAILSSLVCGHQIYPQNIPTRGIRDITAADVAAAEKLGCVIKLIAWMKRGKDGSVAAGVEPCLVPKANQLASVDDVFNAVLVKGDMLGDVVFYGKGAGKLPTASAVVADVVDALKHGAKVHDSLFWQPAEPVDGMLTDPAPAAYYVRVAGIAPAVVEAIYGYGKVVDERYEGCAYFVERADDKALSEAARKVEAVGGSVKLVLKRLPEEN; encoded by the coding sequence ATGGCTAAAATTGCAATTCTGGGCTTTGGCACGGTGGGCAGCGGCGTGTACGAGGTTTTGTGCCGCAACGCTGCAAGTGTCTCCCGCCGTGCAGGTGAGCCGGTAGAGGTCAAGTATATTCTGGACCCGAAGGATTTTTCCGGTCATCCGGCCGCAAACCTGTTTGTCAAGAACTTTGATGTCATTCTGGAGGACCCGGAGATCAGGGTAGTGGTGGAGACCATCGGCGGCACCCGCTTTGCCTACCCGTATGTAAAGGCCTGTCTTGAGAGCGGCCGCAGCGTGTGCACCTCCAACAAGGAAATGGTGGCCACCTACGGCGCTGAGCTGCTGGGCCTTGCCAAAGAGCACGGCTGTGCCTTCCTGTTCGAGGCTTCTGTGGGCGGCGGCACCCCCATCATTACGCCGATGCACCAGTGTCTGGCCGCGAACGTCATCACCGAGGTGGAGGGCATCGTGAACGGTACCACCAACTTCATGCTCACCAAGATGGTGCGTGAGGGTCTGGGCTTTGACGATGCACTGAAAATTGCGCAGGAGCTGGGCTATGCGGAGACCAAGGACCCCAGCGACGATGTGGATGGCCGCGATGCCTGCCGCAAGATCGCCATTCTGTCCTCGCTGGTCTGCGGCCACCAGATCTACCCCCAGAACATTCCCACCCGCGGCATCCGCGATATCACCGCCGCGGATGTGGCAGCAGCTGAAAAGCTCGGCTGTGTCATCAAGCTGATCGCATGGATGAAGCGCGGCAAGGACGGCAGCGTGGCGGCGGGCGTGGAGCCCTGTCTGGTGCCCAAGGCAAACCAGCTGGCCAGCGTGGACGATGTGTTCAACGCCGTGCTGGTCAAGGGCGATATGCTGGGCGATGTGGTGTTCTACGGCAAGGGCGCCGGCAAGCTGCCCACCGCCAGCGCCGTTGTGGCCGATGTGGTGGATGCCCTGAAGCATGGTGCCAAGGTGCACGACAGCCTGTTCTGGCAGCCCGCTGAGCCGGTGGACGGCATGCTCACCGATCCTGCTCCTGCTGCATATTATGTGCGTGTGGCAGGCATTGCTCCCGCAGTGGTGGAAGCCATCTACGGCTACGGCAAGGTGGTGGATGAGCGCTACGAGGGCTGCGCCTACTTTGTGGAGCGTGCCGATGACAAAGCTCTGTCCGAAGCGGCCCGCAAGGTGGAAGCCGTGGGCGGCAGCGTGAAGCTGGTGCTCAAGCGTCTGCCGGAAGAAAACTGA
- a CDS encoding DAK2 domain-containing protein, which produces MISGKVLRDAIISGANNINNQRSRVDELNVFPVPDGDTGTNMGMTVGASVRELEALDDSCTVGEASKTAASAMLRGARGNSGVITSLLFRGFSKALEGKKEATAADIVEALKKGVEGAYKAVMKPTEGTILTVARVASEEAAACGAEDVPALWDVVMAAGQKALENTPNLLPVLKKAGVVDAGGQGIMVIFEGMGKVFHGEGIVAGGEAAPNKAKLSTENAGKGVFTDDLMKVEDIKNGYCTQFLINKYEGASAAKMRAFAESNGDSVVCIEDDDVINLHVHTADPGKILSEAIKYGYLTNFKIENMHEQFLARQKQGKSLEKQASAEKAPSQSSEFIYAAVDPSRDYGFVAVAAGEGLKAVFTDLSADAVVSGGQTMNPATEDILAAIQSVPAKTVFVLPNNKNIIMAAEQAQKLADRQVVVLPTRTVPMGITAMLNFDPSVNAETNTINMMAAADKVSTGLITYAARDSEYDGKRIRKGEIMALENGKIVSTSNDITKATYRLARSMCKKDSSFVTIISGCDVSDEDAEKVTEIVKAKCPNHVEVSHIRGGQPVYYYMISVE; this is translated from the coding sequence ATGATTTCTGGTAAGGTTTTGCGTGACGCCATTATCTCTGGCGCCAACAACATCAACAATCAGCGTTCCCGCGTGGACGAGCTGAATGTTTTCCCTGTTCCCGATGGCGATACCGGCACCAACATGGGCATGACCGTGGGTGCTTCCGTGCGCGAGCTGGAGGCTCTGGACGACAGCTGCACTGTAGGCGAGGCCTCCAAGACCGCTGCTTCTGCCATGCTGCGCGGCGCACGCGGCAACTCCGGCGTTATCACCAGCCTGCTGTTCCGCGGTTTCTCCAAGGCTCTGGAAGGCAAGAAGGAAGCTACCGCCGCCGACATCGTCGAGGCTCTGAAGAAGGGCGTTGAGGGTGCCTACAAGGCCGTCATGAAGCCCACCGAGGGCACCATCCTCACCGTGGCCCGCGTTGCCTCCGAGGAAGCCGCTGCCTGCGGCGCTGAGGATGTGCCGGCCCTGTGGGATGTGGTGATGGCCGCCGGCCAGAAGGCTCTGGAGAACACCCCCAACCTGCTGCCCGTGCTGAAAAAGGCCGGCGTTGTGGATGCCGGCGGTCAGGGCATCATGGTCATCTTCGAGGGCATGGGCAAGGTGTTCCACGGTGAAGGCATCGTGGCTGGCGGCGAAGCTGCCCCCAATAAGGCAAAGCTGTCCACCGAGAACGCCGGCAAGGGCGTGTTCACCGACGACCTGATGAAGGTGGAAGACATCAAGAACGGCTACTGCACCCAGTTCCTCATCAACAAGTATGAGGGCGCAAGCGCCGCAAAGATGCGTGCCTTTGCAGAATCCAACGGCGACAGCGTGGTGTGCATTGAGGATGATGACGTCATCAATCTGCACGTTCACACTGCCGACCCCGGCAAGATCCTGAGCGAGGCCATCAAGTATGGCTACCTGACCAACTTTAAGATCGAGAACATGCACGAGCAGTTCCTGGCCCGCCAGAAGCAGGGCAAGAGCCTGGAAAAGCAGGCTTCTGCCGAGAAGGCTCCTTCCCAGTCCAGCGAGTTCATTTATGCTGCTGTAGATCCTAGCCGTGACTACGGCTTTGTGGCTGTTGCTGCCGGTGAGGGCCTGAAGGCTGTGTTCACCGACCTGTCTGCGGACGCGGTCGTTTCCGGCGGTCAGACCATGAACCCCGCCACCGAGGACATCCTTGCAGCCATCCAGAGTGTGCCCGCCAAGACCGTGTTCGTGCTGCCCAACAACAAGAACATCATTATGGCTGCGGAGCAGGCCCAGAAGCTGGCTGACCGTCAGGTGGTCGTTCTGCCCACCCGCACCGTGCCCATGGGCATTACCGCCATGCTGAACTTTGATCCCTCTGTGAACGCCGAGACCAACACCATCAACATGATGGCTGCTGCCGATAAGGTGTCCACAGGCCTGATCACCTATGCAGCCCGCGACAGTGAGTACGACGGCAAGCGCATCCGGAAGGGCGAGATCATGGCACTGGAGAACGGCAAGATTGTCTCCACCTCCAACGACATCACCAAGGCCACCTATCGTCTGGCACGCAGCATGTGCAAGAAGGATTCCAGCTTTGTCACCATCATCTCCGGCTGCGACGTCAGCGATGAGGATGCCGAGAAGGTCACCGAGATCGTAAAGGCAAAGTGCCCCAATCACGTGGAGGTCAGCCACATCCGCGGCGGCCAGCCCGTTTACTATTATATGATCAGCGTGGAGTAA
- a CDS encoding Asp23/Gls24 family envelope stress response protein codes for MITSRFPLGDVSFTSGYFATLVGEAAKQCYGVAAMAPRDMTDAVKSMVHGSDYPEKGVRVTQEDGRLVIELHIAVSYGLNISTAARSISHRVKDEVEHSTGLKVARVVVSVDDVIA; via the coding sequence ATGATCACTTCCCGTTTCCCTCTGGGGGATGTCAGCTTTACGTCCGGGTACTTTGCTACTCTGGTAGGTGAAGCAGCCAAACAGTGTTACGGCGTTGCCGCAATGGCACCCCGTGATATGACCGATGCCGTCAAGAGCATGGTGCACGGTTCCGATTACCCGGAAAAGGGTGTCCGTGTCACGCAGGAGGATGGCCGTCTGGTGATCGAACTGCACATTGCCGTGAGCTACGGCCTGAATATCTCCACAGCCGCCCGCAGCATCTCCCACCGCGTCAAGGACGAGGTGGAGCATTCTACCGGCCTGAAGGTGGCACGCGTTGTGGTCTCCGTAGACGATGTGATCGCCTGA